A region of Nocardioides sp. JS614 DNA encodes the following proteins:
- a CDS encoding RNA polymerase sigma factor SigF translates to MFAVTGDGDADPDAPTGVELTRLRSAELFAMLRDDGAPAARRDAAREGLVHLHLPLVEHCARRFRNRGEPLEDLVQVGTIGLIKSVDRFDADRGVEFSTYATPTIIGEIKRYFRDKGWAIRVPRRLQELRMQISTASAELTQSLGRSPTPRELAGAIGCTVEEIVEGIESSNAYSTLSLDATDDGDDNTASMLDAIGVDDEGLEHVEIRESLKPLLDRLEPREKKILLLRFFKNMTQSQIAEEIGVSQMHVSRLLNRTLEQLRVSLEETS, encoded by the coding sequence ATGTTCGCTGTCACGGGGGACGGCGACGCGGATCCGGACGCGCCGACCGGCGTCGAGCTCACGCGCCTGCGCAGTGCGGAGCTGTTCGCGATGCTGCGCGACGACGGCGCACCGGCGGCCCGCCGGGACGCGGCCCGCGAGGGACTGGTGCACCTGCACCTGCCGCTGGTCGAGCACTGTGCGCGCCGCTTCCGCAACCGCGGCGAGCCGCTGGAGGACCTCGTCCAGGTGGGCACGATCGGGCTGATCAAGTCCGTCGACCGCTTCGACGCCGACCGCGGTGTGGAGTTCTCGACCTATGCGACCCCGACGATCATCGGGGAGATCAAACGCTACTTCCGCGACAAGGGCTGGGCGATCCGGGTGCCGCGGCGGCTCCAGGAGCTGCGCATGCAGATCAGCACGGCGTCGGCCGAGCTGACCCAGTCGCTGGGCCGGTCGCCGACGCCGCGCGAGCTCGCGGGCGCCATCGGCTGCACCGTCGAGGAGATCGTCGAGGGCATCGAGTCGAGCAACGCCTACTCCACGCTGTCCCTGGACGCCACCGACGACGGCGACGACAACACCGCGAGCATGCTCGACGCGATCGGGGTCGACGACGAAGGGCTGGAGCACGTCGAGATCCGGGAGTCGCTCAAGCCGCTGCTGGACCGGCTGGAGCCGCGGGAGAAGAAGATCCTGCTGCTGCGCTTCTTCAAGAACATGACCCAGTCGCAGATCGCCGAGGAGATCGGCGTCTCGCAGATGCACGTCTCCCGCCTGCTCAACCGGACCCTCGAGCAGCTCCGGGTCTCCCTGGAGGAGACGAGCTGA
- a CDS encoding anti-sigma factor — protein sequence MASIGAQTGSATSHDGGRADVELRLPADSAYASVLRTTTAGLAARLDFPIDDIEDLRIAVGEASAMVLPEARPESDLTCRFYLRPGELTVQISVPVDQAVTPDQDSFAWQVLTTLASSASAEASNGIFSITVSMESGLPGGGI from the coding sequence ATGGCTTCGATCGGCGCACAGACCGGCTCCGCGACGAGCCACGACGGTGGACGAGCCGATGTCGAGCTGCGGCTGCCGGCGGACAGCGCGTACGCGTCCGTGCTGCGCACCACGACCGCCGGCCTGGCGGCGCGTCTGGACTTCCCCATCGACGACATCGAGGACCTGCGGATCGCGGTCGGCGAGGCGAGCGCGATGGTGCTTCCCGAGGCGCGCCCGGAGTCGGACCTGACCTGCCGGTTCTACCTGCGACCCGGCGAGCTCACCGTGCAGATCAGTGTCCCGGTCGACCAGGCGGTCACCCCCGACCAGGACAGCTTCGCCTGGCAGGTGCTCACCACCTTGGCGAGCAGCGCGTCCGCGGAGGCCTCGAACGGCATCTTCTCGATCACGGTGAGCATGGAGTCGGGCCTCCCGGGAGGCGGGATCTGA
- a CDS encoding ABC transporter ATP-binding protein, with protein sequence MRNTNPDDRDDLEAVAVVEHRDDVAISVRGVRKTFRTLDADVVAADGIDVDIPSGAATSLTGPSGSGKSTLLHLIGALDTPDDGTIVVHDQTITSLTPRELARYRRSIGFVFQRFHLLPTLSVLDNVTVPLIPQRMSRQERAMTKTRAEELLDAVGLAGRESSPATKLSGGQQQRVAIARALINHPRIVLADEPTGSLDTHTGEEILQLLFNLRDTFQTTLLIATHDPALAARCDHAIHLRDGRLQPQ encoded by the coding sequence ATGAGGAACACCAACCCAGACGATCGCGACGATCTCGAGGCGGTTGCGGTCGTCGAGCACCGCGATGACGTCGCGATCAGCGTGCGCGGCGTACGCAAGACCTTCCGCACCCTAGACGCAGACGTCGTGGCCGCTGACGGCATCGATGTCGACATCCCAAGCGGCGCCGCGACCTCGCTGACCGGCCCGTCAGGCTCGGGGAAGTCGACCTTGCTGCACCTCATCGGTGCCCTTGACACGCCAGACGACGGCACCATTGTCGTCCACGACCAGACCATCACCAGCCTGACCCCGCGGGAGCTCGCCCGATATCGCCGAAGCATCGGCTTCGTGTTCCAGCGATTCCATCTGCTCCCCACACTCTCGGTGCTCGACAACGTGACCGTGCCCCTCATTCCGCAGCGAATGAGCCGCCAGGAACGCGCGATGACCAAGACGCGCGCCGAGGAGCTCCTCGACGCCGTCGGACTCGCTGGAAGGGAGAGCTCACCAGCCACCAAGCTGTCCGGCGGACAGCAACAGCGCGTGGCGATCGCCCGGGCACTGATCAATCATCCCCGCATCGTCCTGGCCGACGAGCCGACCGGCAGCCTCGACACCCACACCGGTGAGGAGATCCTCCAGCTCCTGTTCAACCTGCGCGACACCTTCCAGACCACGCTGCTGATCGCGACCCACGACCCCGCCCTCGCCGCCCGTTGCGACCACGCTATCCACCTTCGAGACGGACGGCTCCAGCCGCAGTGA